The proteins below are encoded in one region of Gadus macrocephalus chromosome 14, ASM3116895v1:
- the urb2 gene encoding unhealthy ribosome biogenesis protein 2 homolog — protein sequence MAAIYSGIHLKLKSPGTPWENKLKLARFAFISPQCLLPNKEQVLLDWTTHALTGFYNKKVEFSQSVLKGLWCYLDDLLHSKKLHSLLSQGKNITLKLNVKQALLDRLQECLCDGPEPSVSLSTLLSVCKGILSSPTLSSILTTKYELLAELMAKLCCLACYKLQHRDSAPPALASKPGSEPAPSQDEPTLMFEVLLQVLSCYLSIQRQQVNAHRVFTVVTNQLLQPVVLLRHLLTSAEPTPSLPSQRLRPQLSRDIRGKMDSILQLALFPTEQLGSYKEELVPVKAETGKVGPGGAKGQPKPLKIILTKLGAQGYCDASLHYAVRTNALSLLFKLCLDSYGKGGTGVNEEPRMLCFRFLTHLLPALDLGLGSSAVPGPSDQTTQPESWSQALLTLENLLNQALSSDIYNVAADRIRHGEVQLLFYRGLVQILFSHAQQSIPAWYRCLKVLLGLNHLIVEPELDQLLSLAWVDSDCMDSRVQRARQLLVCNLLQTYTKLHQLPRLFTELLSVVCWPASDQLRPTLLTDEICTSIKTCLLDASASQATEICALTLESINRYILPDLLDDDQGEDKESEMSGGEAGAEAGDVKMDQGGGVLDGERGDASLKLVSHSQLLHAVLFSLKTLDNASPVPLVRQTTKLMGVMGHLVDTLLKLVTSESTRMDTDDDDPSTSKTEESEPGQDTEPCTQWKQKTTEAALLLRYTWVEVDALFHIHCSKYTSLESPLSPALGKADDQELPSSLVLSRLKEFLSGEVLPGMFLPFPSKSSDSTTSGWLLKLLALQQFKKVLLDSHLLAKAETAAILSSAAQFILAKEELLASLEKEQDADRETNKGPNSYPVAHWYLVTSSLPLIASYLSVGDEGCVADVVLRSMLSRRTKENTDWLPVLCGSQSISAISSQLLQSHFYVELPSLYSSTVKSLTQRIITVLQMSPETDLPTKGSPPSPSDKAIQALADVEALVEVILGSSQTREASIVVSHAQTQELLSLMDLAANLNPDGINAEDLTHLFLLLLFVLTSTTSPPEGPAGVTDNPGNDTLFLGKLLGLLTGLMEGSHFQSVLKQIHGSSVLQAVVSSILARSGKAGRSSTGDSGWMDLVKAVQGFIKSLVHCIIIRNSSVRLNLDQFTSYLASQRIAGMETIWPQTEPSTPTVTVSEAPEAPDIPSLQLLLASLTSFSKTMARCLGRSKPMDQTLSATIRKSTAALGPIIETVLKSQAVSRPASVLGQAFLVEVVTVMLQCELSAVPVDPGAKPSSAHTALYHSFCQQILKEIHSAPRPKDFLLSSLRFLSAFYCMVKRNAGEKSGGDEVDELFTRMLQTVFTLLAADWLSLSDLCGLEPAVEDLLGHLLDGSTTGQFNLLLLLIREGLDSSKLEAGSYKEVLSAVTTTKLLSRCGMPEACSRALWLIAPQIISSMVFVVRSSSQDPTLSQALTVPTLTSMTSLLNQGEGLISSPHHVTLVLAALQLVPLERLPPPAYRSAFHAVHETLFAVVSCHPQVLVSTAPTFLTVFYRLVASIMHEGRQKGDSDTGPDGDVYLQCSMLLERMYTHIAAAAEVFTNFAPFIVSQYVTELQKVTLRPDVKLRVTEGIYQIMDLCIERDIKFLTAGLQPGVREVFNELYASYSHYHKAQRQGEDKYTAA from the exons GCACTGCTTGATCGTCTACAGGAGTGTTTGTGTGACGGGCCTGAACCCTCGGTGTCTCTATCGACACTGCTGAGCGTGTGTAAAggcatcctctcctccccaacCCTCTCATCCATCCTCACAACCAAATATGAACTCTTGGCAGAGCTCATGGCTAAACTTTGCTGTTTGGCCTGTTACAAACTACAACACCGGGACTCTGCGCCTCCCGCACTGGCGTCCAAACCGGGCTCAGAACCTGCCCCGTCTCAAGATGAACCCACGCTCATGTTTGAGGTTCTGCTGCAGGTGCTGTCGTGTTATCTGTCAATTCAACGGCAACAGGTGAACGCACATCGCGTGTTTACCGTCGTCACCAACCAGCTGCTACAGCCCGTGGTCCTCCTGAGGCACCTGCTGACCTCTGCCGAGCCCACGCCGTCGCTGCCCTCTCAGCGCCTTCGCCCCCAGCTGAGCAGAGACATCCGCGGTAAAATGGACTCCATTCTCCAGTTGGCACTCTTCCCTACGGAGCAGCTGGGCTCCTACAAGGAAGAGCTCGTCCCGGTGAAGGCGGAGACCGGGAAGGTCGGTCCCGGCGGGGCCAAGGGCCAACCGAAGCCCCTGAAAATCATACTGACCAAGCTAGGGGCCCAGGGCTACTGCGATGCCTCCCTGCATTATGCCGTGAGGACGAACGCCTTGTCTCTGCTGTTCAAGCTGTGCTTGGACAGCTATGGGAAGGGCGGTACCGGTGTCAATGAGGAGCCGAGGATGCTCTGTTTCCGTTTTCTCacccacctccttcctgccttAGACTTAGGCCTGGGCTCCTCAGCGGTGCCCGGCCCCTCTGACCAAACCACCCAACCAGAGAGCTGGAGCCAGGCCCTTCTGACTCTTGAGAACCTGCTCAATCAAGCACTGTCTTCAGACATCTATAATGTAGCGGCAGATCGGATCCGACACGGGGAGGTTCAACTTCTGTTTTACAGAGGGCTGGTCCAAATACTCTTCAGCCATGCCCAGCAGAG CATCCCGGCCTGGTACCGCTGTCTGAAGGTGCTGTTGGGACTCAACCATCTGATTGTAGAACCGGAACTGGACCAGCTCTTGTCGTTGGCATGGGTGGATTCGGATTGCATGGATTCCAGGGTCCAACGGGCCAGACAG CTGCTGGTGTGTAACCTGCTTCAGACGTACACCAAACTCCACCAGCTTCCCCGCCTCTTCACAGAGCTTCTGTCCGTCGTCTGTTGGCCGGCGTCCGATCAACTCCGCCCGACCCTGTTGACCGACGAGATCTGCACCTCCATCAAGACCTGCCTGCTCGACGCGTCCGCCTCCCAGGCGACGGAGATCTGCGCTCTGACGCTGGAGAGCATCAACAGGTACATTCTACCGGACCTGCTGGACGACGACCAGGGGGAGGACAAGGAGTCTGAGATGAGTGGAGGGGAGGCAGGCGCGGAGGCCGGAGACGTGAAGATGGACCAGGGCGGCGGCGTGTTGGACGGGGAGCGAGGCGACGCGTCCCTGAAGCTGGTCTCCCACAGCCAGCTCCTCCACGCCGTCTTGTTCAGCCTGAAGACGCTGGACAACGCCTCCCCCGTCCCGCTGGTGAGGCAGACCACCAAACTGATGGGGGTCATGGGACACCTTGTGGACACTCTGCTGAAGCTGGTCACGTCGGAGAGTACTCGGATGGACACCGACGACGACGACCCAAGTACTTCCAAGACTGAGGAAAGCGAACCAGGCCAAGACACGGAGCCTTGTACCCAGTGGAAGCAGAAAACCACAGAGGCGGCGCTGCTACTGCGCTACacctgggtggaggtggacgccCTCTTCCATATACATTGCAGCAAATACACGTCTCTCGAGTCGCCCCTAAGCCCAGCTCTAGGCAAGGCCGATGACCAAGAGCTACCCAGTAGCTTAGTGCTAAGCCGCTTGAAAGAGTTTCTCTCTGGCGAGGTTTTGCCGGGTATGTTCCTGCCTTTCCCCTCAAAGTCCTCTGATAGCACGACCAGCGGGTGGCTGCTCAAACTCCTCGCCTTGCAACAATTTAAGAAAGTGCTGTTAGACTCCCATCTACTGGCCAAAGCTGAAACTGCAGCAATACTGAGCAGTGCAGCGCAGTTTATTTTGGCGAAAGAAGAGCTCTTGGCAAGCTTGGAGAAGGAGCAAGACGCAGACAGGGAGACGAACAAAGGCCCAAACTCCTACCCTGTGGCGCACTGGTATCTGGTCACATCAAGTTTACCCTTAATTGCTTCCTATCTATCGGTGGGAGATGAAGGCTGTGTGGCAGACGTGGTTCTCCGCTCAATGCTGAGCAGACGGACCAAGGAAAACACGGACTGGCTGCCGGTGTTGTGTGGCAGCCAGTCCATCTCAGCCATATCATCCCAGCTCCTCCAAAGCCACTTCTACGTTGAGCTGCCTTCCCTGTACTCTTCCACAGTGAAGTCTCTCACTCAGCGAATCATCACGGTCCTTCAGATGTCCCCCGAGACTGATCTCCCGACGAAAGGAAGTCCGCCGAGCCCATCGGACAAAGCGATCCAAGCCCTGGCCGACGTGGAGGCTTTAGTCGAGGTGATACTGGGATCCTCTCAGACCAGAGAAGCTTCCATCGTGGTGtcccacgcacagacacaggagCTCCTCAGCCTCATGGACCTCGCGGCAAACCTCAACCCAGACGGGATCAACGCCGAGGACCTCACCCACCTCTTTCTCCTACTTCTCTTCGTTCTCACGTCTACCACCAGCCCGCCAGAGGGGCCGGCGGGGGTAACCGATAACCCGGGGAACGACACGCTTTTTCTGGGGAAGCTGCTCGGTCTTCTGACCGGTCTGATGGAGGGTAGCCATTTTCAAAGCGTGCTGAAGCAGATCCATGGCAGTAGCGTTCTGCAGGCGGTTGTGTCGTCCATCCTCGCGAGAAGTGGCAAGGCAGGACGTTCCTCCACAGGCGACAGTGGCTGGATGGATCTGGTCAAAGCTGTCCAGGGCTTCATCAAGTCCTTAGTCCACTGCATCATCATCAGAAACAGCAGCGTCCGCCTGAACCTTGACcagtttacatcctacctcgcCAGCCAAAGGATTGCAGGTATGGAAACCATTTGGCCTCAGACCGAACCAAGTACACCCACAGTAACCGTGTCTGAAGCTCCAGAGGCCCCAGACATTCCCTCTCTTCAACTGCTGCTGGCGTCGCTGACTTCCTTCTCCAAGACGATGGCGCGTTGCCTCGGCAGAAGCAAACCCATGGACCAAACGTTGTCCGCAACGATACGGAAATCCACGGCGGCCCTGGGGCCGATCATCGAGACCGTCCTCAAGTCCCAGGCGGTGAGCCGGCCGGCCAGCGTGCTCGGCCAGGCGTTTCTGGTCGAGGTCGTCACCGTCATGCTCCAGTGTGAGCTGTCCGCCGTACCGGTGGACCCGGGGGCGAAACCGAGCAGCGCGCACACTGCTCTGTACCACAGCTTCTGCCAGCAGATCCTCAAGGAGATCCACTCGGCGCCGCGGCCCAAAGACTTCCTGCTCTCCTCGCTGCGCTTTCTGTCTGCCTTCTACTGCATGGTCAAGAGGAACGCGGGAGAGAAGAGCGGAGGAGACGAGGTGGACGAGCTGTTCACGCGGATGCTGCAGACTGTGTTCACCCTGCTGGCAG ctgattggctgtcactgAGTGATCTGTGTGGGTTGGAGCCGGCGGTAGAAGACCTCTTAGGCCACCTGCTGGATGGGAGTACCACAGGACAGTTCAACCTTCTGCTACTGCTGATCAGAGAGGGACTAGACAGTAGCAAGCTGGAGGCTGGGAGCTACAAG GAGGTTCTGTCTGCCGTCACGACCACAAAGCTCCTGTCACGCTGCGGTATGCCTGAGGCCTGCTCCAGAGCGCTGTGGCTCATCGCTCCTCAGATCATCTCCTCAATGGTG TTCGTCGTGAGGTCATCCAGCCAGGACCCGACCCTGTCCCAGGCCCTCACCGTGCCCACGCTGACCTCCATGACGTCGCTGCTGAACCAGGGCGAGGGGCTGATCTCCAGCCCGCACCACGTGACCCTGGTGCTGGCCGCGCTGCAGCTGGTTCCCCTGGAGCGGCTGCCCCCGCCCGCCTACCGGTCCGCCTTCCACGCCGTGCACGAGACTCTGTTCGCCGTCGTCAGCTGCCATCCTCAG gtgctggtgaGCACGGCTCCAACCTTTCTGACGGTGTTCTACCGGCTAGTGGCGTCCATCATGCACGAAGGACGGCAGAAAGGAGACAGCGACACAG GTCCTGACGGGGACGTGTACCTCCAGTGCTCCATGCTGCTGGAGAGGATGTACACTCACATCGCCGCGGCTGCGGAGGTCTTCACCAACTTCGCTCCCTTCATAGTGTCTCAGTATGTCACCGAGCTGCAGAag GTCACTCTGCGCCCGGACGTCAAGCTGCGCGTCACGGAAGGGATTTATCAGATCATGGACCTCTGCATTGAGAGGGATATCAAGTTCCTGACGGCCGGTCTGCAACCCGGAGTCCGGGAAGTTTTTAACGAGCTTTACGCTAGCTACAGCCACTACCACAAGGctcagagacaaggagaggacaAATACACAGCAGCCTAG